The sequence below is a genomic window from Acidobacteriota bacterium.
TGGCCTCCGGCACGTACTCTTCCTGGCCCTCGTCGTACCAGCCCTCGTACTCCCCCAGGTAGACGTCGCCACTGTCCATCAGCTGGCGCACGTAGCCCAAGACCCGCTCCTCGTGACGCGCTTCGGAGGTGCGGATGAAGTCGTCGTGGCTGGAGCCCAGGCGCTGGAAGGTCTGCTGGAAGGCCTCGGCGTTGCGGTCCGCCCAGGCCCGGGGCTCCAGTCCTTGCTCTCGTGCCGCTTCGGCGACCTTGGCGGCGTGCTCGTCGGTGCCGGTGAGGAAGAAGACCTTCTCGCCGCACAGACGGTGATAGCGCGCGATGGCATCCGCCACCGTTGTGGTGTAGACGTGACCGATGTGGGGCCGGTCGTTGACGTAGTAGATGGGGGTGGTGACGTAGAAGCGCTTCATGGCTGGGCTTTCACTCGTGGAATTTCGCGGCTATTGAACGGGGCGGAGCTCGTCGGCTTGGAACAGGTAGCGAGCCCCGCAGTAGGTGCACACCACCTCGGTACCGTCGCCGCCCTTCTGCTCCAAGTATTCCAGATCTTCCACCGGCAACTCCCGCAGCCGCTGGAGCAAGGAGTCGCGATCGCAGCTACAAGCGTAGCTCAAGGTGTCGCTGGCCAGAGTCTCGCGGTCCAGCTGCCCCAGGACATCGTCCAGCAGGGCGTCTTCGTCCGGGCTCTCCAGCAGCCGGCTGACGCTCTCCTGTTCCGCGATGCGCTCTTCCACCGCCAGCAAGAGATCGCCATCGGCGTCGGGCAGCGCCTCCAGCACCAGCCCGCCGGCGGCGGTGATCCCCTCGGGGCGGGCCATCACCCCCAGCAGCACCGCGGCGCGGATCTGCTCGCTCTGCTCCAGGTAGTGGGTCAGGGTCTGGCCGATACCCGAGGGTACCAGCTCCACCTGACTCTCGTAGTTGCCGCGGGCGGTCTGGCGCACCACCCGCAGCAGCCCGTGGCCGATGCCGGAAGCGATGCCTAGGCTGCCGTCCGGGGATTCCGCTCTCCCGTGATCCACCGATCCCCGGAGATGGCCCTCGGCGTCCACCTCCGCCTGCAGCCGGCCAAGGGGGCCGTCGCCGCGGACTTCCAGGCGCAGGCGCAACGGCGTCTTGGTGACCAAGCGCTGGATCAGCACGGTTCCCGCCAGCAGCTGGCCGAGGGCCACCGCTGCCAGGGGGGAGAGATCGAGGCGTCGGCGCACCGTCTCCACCGCTTGGGTGAGATCGGTTTGGGCCCAGCGCAGATCACCGCTGCCGGCCAGGCCATGGCGAATGCCGCCCTGGGACAGGATGGTCGATGGGGTGCTCATATCGTCTCCTCGGTTCCCGCCGGCCACCGAATGACTCCCGCTCGGAAGGCTCGCTCCAGGGGGCGGCGCAAGCCCTCTAAGCTAACACGGCCAGAGCTCGACTACCATGGTTTGCGCTGGCGGAGGGAGGCCCAGCGGCCGGCGCCGCCGAGAATCAGATGATCCACCAATGGAACCCCCATGACATCGCA
It includes:
- a CDS encoding Hsp33 family molecular chaperone HslO, producing the protein MSTPSTILSQGGIRHGLAGSGDLRWAQTDLTQAVETVRRRLDLSPLAAVALGQLLAGTVLIQRLVTKTPLRLRLEVRGDGPLGRLQAEVDAEGHLRGSVDHGRAESPDGSLGIASGIGHGLLRVVRQTARGNYESQVELVPSGIGQTLTHYLEQSEQIRAAVLLGVMARPEGITAAGGLVLEALPDADGDLLLAVEERIAEQESVSRLLESPDEDALLDDVLGQLDRETLASDTLSYACSCDRDSLLQRLRELPVEDLEYLEQKGGDGTEVVCTYCGARYLFQADELRPVQ